In Vibrio pomeroyi, the genomic window GTGTTATTAAATCAATAAACTAGTACGCATGCACGGCACCACCGTATTATCATGGAATTAACCGCTGATAGTCGTCATTCTCACTGTTTTTCATGCGGTTAAAAATTTATCTTTGATAACGAATGGTATATATTTGATTGATCTATATGAATTTGCGCTGGTTTGTGATCATCAAAAGAAAATTTACGCTTCTTATCGCTACATTGTCAGTGTCAGTAAACGCGTTTGCTGACTCTTTGCCTGAGCGTATCGATAACTTCACCAAACTCTTTGATCATGAAACGGCAGTTGAATCTTATGACATTCGATTGCTTCAGGCTGATTATCCAACTCGCTTGATCATGCCGTCTTCAATGCTGCCACAAACGGCAGAGTATCCGTTAAAAGACATCCAACGCTTATACCAGTTATCAAAAACGTGTAGTGGAAAGTTGCCGTTAAGCCCTTTGATCACGGAGCCTTTGGTTTTTACTCGTGCGATGTGTAAAGGCACCAAGCTTTCAGACCGTTGGTTTAGTCGTAGTGGTTTGATTCACCCAGGTGGTGGTTCTTACGCTGCTCGTTACGTTGAGAAGTACCCAGAAAAGTTCGATTCTTTGAAGCGCTATATGCACATTCAGGAGCGACCAAACGCCGAACATGACGAATTGCTGTCTCGTTTGCAGCAGATGGATAGCGAAGCCATTACTGCGCTGTTAGCTGGTGCGAGCATGTTTGTTGAACTGGACGAAATGTGGGTAAAACGCGGCGACAGATATTACCTGTATAAAGAATCAGTCTGGAACGAAAACGCCACGCTTGCAGGGTTGTCGTTTAGTTTGTCTTCAGAAGGCAATAGTTGTTTTGTTCAACGTGGCAACGTCTGTTGGGAAATAGAAGACCATTCTGAACTGTTGCAAGTCGCCATGTTTATCTTGGTGATCGCCAACATCATGCTGGTGTTGGGTTGGGCCGTTTATCGTTGGAACAGTAAGAAACAAGAGATGAAGAGCCGTATGTTGGTTCTTCAAATCCTAACGCACGAATTAAGAACGCCAATTGCGAGTTTATCATTGACGGTTGAAGGGTTCAGACGCGAGTTCGAACACTTACCAGAATCGGTATATGATGAGTTCCGTAGATTGTGTGAAGATACTCGTCGTTTAAGACAGTTAGCTGAAGCAAGTAAAGACTATTTGCAGTCAGACAATCAACCTCTCGCGACAGAGTGGGTGCCGAGTGTCGAAGAGTGGCTTCAGTACAAAGTTGAAGAAGATTTCGCGCCGGGAATTGAACTGCGTGTTAACAAAGATATTGCTGCAAAAGTAAACGTGTATTGGTTAGGAACGTGTATCGATAACCTGATCAGGAATGCTGTTAAATACGGTGTCGCACCAGTGATACTAGAACTGAATACTTCTGACAAGAAGCTGACATTCAAAGTTATAGATAATGGAGACTTGTCCCGCAAAGATTGGGGGCAACTAAGAAAGCCATTCGTTAGTAAGAGTGGACTCGGTTTAGGCCTGACGATAGTGGAATCTATGGTCGGAAAAATGGGCGGTCACATGACGCTTATCGGCCCCCCAACAACATTTATTTTGGAGATACCTTGTGAAACAGACATTGCTTCTCGTTGAAGATGATAAAAATTTAGCTGACGGTTTATTAGTTAGCCTTGAGCAAGCTGGATATGAATGTTTGCATGCAGAACTGATCTCTGAAGTTGAAGGCTATTGGGAACAAGCGGATCTGGTTATTCTAGACCGTCAACTTCCTGATGGTGACTCAGTAGATTCACTTCCTGGTTGGAAGAAGAAGAAAGATATCCCTGTAATTTTGCTAACAGCATTAGTTACAGTAAAAGACAAAGTAGCGGGCCTAGATTCAGGCGCTAACGACTACCTAACTAAGCCATTTGCAGAAGCAGAGCTGTTTGCTCGTATTCGTGCTCAACTTCGCTTACCAGATGCTGAAGAACAAGATGCATCAAAAGTCATCGCTCAAAATCTTGTTATCGATAAAGCAACTCGTGAAGTGTTTTTCAACGAACAAGAAGTAACGCTAACACGCACAGAGTTTGACTTACTATTGTTCTTGGCAAGCAACCTTGGTCGCGTTTTCACTCGTGACGAGCTGCTTGATCACGTATGGGGTTACAACCACTTCCCAACAACACGTACAGTAGACACACACGTTCTGCAACTTAGACAGAAATTGCCGGGTCTAGAAATCGAAACGCTACGTGGCGTTGGCTACAAGATGAAAGCGTAATGAAAAAAGCCTTACTTCCACTATTATTGCTGTCTGGCGCGTTCAATAACGCGCACGCTGCAGATTGGTTTAAGAACAGTGATGCTCTAACCCAAGTACACAAACATCTACTGGATAACGATTTGTCCCAGATGTTTGATTCATTAGTGGAAGTTTGGCAGATCAATGCTTCTCAGTCTCGAGAAGATCACCTCAATGAATTGTTCGACCAAGCGTTGAATAAAGATTGCGGTAAAACCCTCACCAAAAAGACATTACCGGATTGGGTCAGTTCGGTGGTTGTAAAAAGACACGTGATTCAAAGCCCGGGGCGAGATACATTCCGTGTTGCGATTGAGGTCGAATCTGATAACAACATTCAAGATATCACCTTCGAAAAATGGGTCGATAAAGTTGTATCGTCTGATAGTGAATTCACCAAAGAAAACGAAGTTGTCAACAATGCCTCAGTCAACTTGTATCGGAAGCGCTATAATTTAGCGTCTCAGCTCGATTCTGGACTGTATCGTTTAAACGTGAAAGGCGATGGCGGTAACTCTTGGAGCACTTGGGTTATTCTTGGTGAAGTTGCCATGCGTCAGCAAGTTCGCTGGGCATCTAAAGACACGTGGCGTATCGATAAGAAAGAACTGCTCAACCCTTATTGTCCACTTCCTAAACTTGAAGTCGGTTTGTACGATTATGTCGACGAACACTATGAAGAAGTCTGGGGAAAGAGTTACGAATCTGATTACCCGATGAATCTTACGGGCGAAGATCTACCCAATGATCGCTACGTACTTGCCGTTTCAATGGTGCATTCGCGTTGGCAAGGTGACATAGCGATAGAACAAGCACAAACTATCAGTAAAACTTATGATATTTCTAGCGAAGAAGAGTTAAAGTAATTTAAAATTGTGCCGTTAACTATGTAAGGGATCTAACAAAGATAAACGGCATGAAAAAAACTACTAAACTACTCGCAGCGTCAATTGCATTCGCCAGTCTTCCTCTTTCAGCAGCAAACTACGCCATTGAAGCGCGTGGTGATGCGATGGGTGGTGTTGGTGTTGTTTCTGCAAACTTCCTAACCGCTCCATTCTATAATCCAGCATTGGTTGCGATCTATCGTCGTAACGATGACATGGGCATGATTACACCAAGCTTTGGTGGTAGCTATAACGACCCTGATGACATGAAATCGAATATCGATAATGTTATCGACGCGACAACTCCTGGCGAGATAGATGCTGCTCTAAAAAAACTTGATGGTAACCAAGCCAACGTTGAACTGGGGGGTGTTGTCGCATTCGCCTTACCTAATCAATTTATTGCTGCAAACCTTTTCGCGAAAGCCTACACAGAGTCGTTTGCTACTCCTGATGTTCATACTCAAGGAACAGATCAACAGCAGCTAGAGCTATCTACAGTAGAAGCAGTATCGATCGGTGTTACTGAAGTTGGCCTTTCTTTAGCCAAATACCAAACCTTCATGGGCCAACATATCTCATTCGGTGTCACACCTAAGATACAGCGTATTTACACCTACAACTACGTTGCCTCCGTTAATGATTACGACTTGTCTGATGTAAGAGAAAATGGTGACGGCGAAACAGCTTTTAATATAGATGCTGGTGCACTTTGGTTCTTCGGGCCATTCCGAGTCGGTGTTGCGGCAACCAACTTGATCTCTCGAGATATTGAAACTAAAGATACTACTAAGTTACTAACGAGTGGTTCAGAAAGTAACCTTGTAGGTGGTAAATACACTTACCAACTTGAGCCAGTTTACACAGTTGGTGCTGGTATAGTGTCTGACTACTTTACGTTAAGTGTCGATTACGATTTGAATGAGACAGAAAAATTCACGTCCTTTGATGATAATGAGCAGATGATTCGTGTGGGTACTGAAGTAGACCTACTACGACAGCTTAAGCTAAGGGGAGGGTACTACAAGAACCTGGCTTATTCGGATTCGGAAGGAACAGTCACAGCCGGTATTGGTTTGTCTCCGCTTAATTTATTCCAGTTAGATATTAGTGCTAACTACACGAATGAAAATGCTATGGGCGCTTCTATCAATTTCCTTGCTAGTTACTAACAGTCCTTATATAGTTCTGCTCTTAAACAAAGGAGCAGAGCATGCTAAACGACTTACCAACCCTTTCTCACGAAGAACAACAGAAAGCTGTTGAACGAATTCAAGAAATGATGACTCAGGGCATCAGCACAGCACAAGCTATCAAAATCGTTGCTGAGCAAATTCGTGAAGAAATGAGTAAAAAAGAAGAGTAGGGCATCAGCCCTTCTTTTTTACCCTCCTAATGCACTATAACTAGATGGATTGCTATCTAGTATATTATCTCGTTCATACCAATACATTATCCACCCTAAATCTTGACCTATCCAAAACACTTAAATTGAGCCTATTCAGTTAGTTACATTAGATTAATCCACTTTGTTGGCTTTTCTCGCTTTCCATTTGTAATTTAATTACAAATAGATCTGAAAGTAAAACAACTGTCACCTTAGGTGTCAGCATTTATGTCACCATGCCTAAGTGGTTAAATATATGGCGTTTTTTCGATCTAGTGACGCTGTGACTTCGATTTTGAAAGCATATGCTCAGGAGAATGTGCGTAAGTAGATGATTGGGCATTTGAACTAAGAACAGAGTTAAATAAGTAGTAACCGAACTGCTAAATACCGATAGCGGGATCGATTTAACTCGGCTTTACCCAATCTTAGTTGGTCAAATATGCGAATTTAAGAATAGATATTTAGGAACATAGAGCGTAAAGAAGCTCTTAATAGGGCTGTAATCTGGGAGGATACAATCCCCCTGAGAGTCGTACTGTCGCGTTATTCAGGTAAGAAGAGGGAGTATAAAGGTGTGAGTCGATTAGAGTAGCTATGTCGAGTCAGCAAAGCTAATTTATGACTTCGTTTAATCAGCTGTTGAGAATCTATTGGTTACTATACGATGCAGGTAGCGACAGAGCATTAATTGAGTGTTGTATAGCTTTAGATGTTCTAGAGAACCTAATAAGACGTAACGACTTGGTTTCGTCCGTTGTCCTTGGCTTGGTAGAGCGCCTGATCTGCCCGTTTAATAGCAGAACGAATTGATTCATTCTGCGTCAGTTGTGTAAATCCAGCAGATGCAGTGATCGCAAGTTTAAATGGCCAATCGCTTTGCTCAAGCGCATCATAGAGATTAGTGATACTTTCGTTACACTGTAGCGTATTTTGATCGATGCAGACCAGTAGAAACTCCTCACCACCCCAACGATATAGCAAATAGTGTTCACCTAGGCTATCGGCTGCTGTAGCGACAAACTGAATCAGAACCTGATCACCCACTTCATGGCCGTATTGGTCGTTTACTTGCTTGAAATGGTCTAGGTCGAATAGAGCGATATGAATCGACTTACCTTGTTGCGCAAGACGTTCAAAATCATAGAAGGTATCCAACGCTTCTGTTCGGTTTCTGCAACCTGTTAAAGGGTCGGTTGTTGCCTTTACCTTTAACTCTTCGATCTCTTGGGTTAACAAATGCCTTTGTTCTGCCGCAACGTTTTTCGCTCGCTTGGCGATGTATAAAGCACAAGATATGTAGTAGAGCGCGTACATCACCCATAATCCAATCAACATCTTTCCTAGCACAACACGGTCCATCGTCTTGCCATGGAATAAAATACTTTTCACCGCGAGTTTATGGTGGCCGTCAAGCGTGCTAGCGCCAAGTCCAAGCTCAACAGAAACGGCATTGGTAATATCCACCGCGCTATTCGTAATAGGGTGGTTGTAATAGTCAATCCACCAAAGCGGAACATTGAAGTAATCTAAGTCGATGTTGCCTATATCGGGTAACGAGAAATCTAAGCGATTGAACTTGTTAGACATTGCGTCGCCTTGAACGCTGTAGTTCTCATCGTAGTTACGAATGTAGAAGCGAAATCTTGGGTTCTCTTGGCCTTGGTAATCCATGTTGATAGTGACTGAATCATAGGTAGAGAGATCGAGCCCTTTGCCTTCTGTCGATATTACGAATTCAATCTCACAGAATGGAGCGCTATAAGTCCGCTTAAAGTTACACTGTAACTCAATTCCATCTTTTGAGTTGTGTAGTGAACCTATCGTGCCGCCATCATGGTCTCTGTCAGTGTTAACGAGGGTCGGGTATCTGTCTGGTGTGATAATGTAGTTCTTATCCATGATCGTACGAAAAGATATCAACGACAGCAGGGTGACTGCCAGGCAAAAAACAGAAAGGAATATGTTGAGTTGTCTGAAAGCTTTATCGCTCATAATATTAATCCGTACGCATGACTGTGTGATTATGCGCGATGCCTTATTCTGGCGCAACCAAAGATTACTTTTGAATAGCGGTGTTGTGGAATCGTAGCATCCAAAAACGAAGAAACAGCCGACTTTTATACAGGAAACAGATTTATTAAACTCATAATGAGATCAAAGTACCCTCGTACATTGTTGTTTTTGCTTGATATTTAATCAATAAGTACGGTTTTTACGGGGAGAACAGTTTGACTGTATAAATATACAGTTAAATTAAAAGGGCATGTTTTGTGGCGTACAGAATTAAGAGAACGGTTATGGAGTCAAATTTGCCCCGATGTAATGGACGTTCAGTCATAATACTTATAATTCTCGAGTACATTTTCGTTGCAGTGTCACGTTTTTACAAGAATGGAAGCAGAGGACTATTGCTCAGAACGGCATGGAATGTCTACGCGGTGTGAATAACATTAGAAATCGATTGTCGCATAAGCTTGGTACTCCAATAATTTTTGATGAGGTATTTAAACTGGCAGGATTAGCCGCTGCTGCTGGAGGTATCGATTTTTCTGATAGCGCAATTTATTTGGATAAATCGAGGTATTTTCATGAATATGGTATTGAAGGTGTAATCCAAGAAGTTTTCGAAAATACAGCTCAATATTTATTGTACTTGAGGGATGATGAGAGCTTTCTAGAAAACTTTGTAAGCGTACGAAATTCCTAACGAGTCTGAATTGGCAGGTAACTCACAACAGAGTTCAGCGTGTGGAGTTGATTAAAAACACGCTCGTGTGTGTGAAATCTGAAGCGAAACGAACAGAGCGATACACACAAGGTTGACTCACAGTACCTCGAATCATTGGTGTAAATAGAAATAGTGGTAAGTTTGATCAGAAGACCAAAAGTTCTCGTTATTAAAGTTGTTGTTTAGAACGATGTAGACGTTGGCCACGTCAACGCGTTTAAACAGACAGCCAAAATCCATAAAACCCATAACATGAAGGACTTAATCCGGCGTTGTGTGCAAAATCCATAAAGACTAAGGTGCTGAATGTGCTCAGATTTTAATGTCCGTCACTGCGTATTATTTGTTTTTATGTTCAATTAGTTACACTAATGTTTAAATTAACACTATGCATTTGATAGACAACTTATAAGCCACTCACAATTATAGATATTTGTATATATGAAGCTCTTATGTAGATTGTCACTAAAGCCGTACAAAAATATGATTTTCGTCCCATTTATAAGAATGAGACAAAGATCACATGAAAAATAAGATAAAAGATGAGCTATTCAATAACGGCCTATACATCAACCAAGTTAATGATTTGTTGCTATGGCACTTCGATGGCCACGATGAAGCGGCGGAATACTTCGGTGTAACACCTCAGACGGTGAAAAACTGGATCAGCAAGGGTAATTGGCCGTTGTCTGTGGTTCGGTTACTTCTGGTTATGCATAGGGGATATTTACCCACGTCTAAGCCGTGGCGAGGTTTTAAGATTCGGGGGGATGTTCTTTACACTCCCGGAGGGCGAGAGCTTACCGCGTTTGATTTGATGGAGTTAGATATCAAGATGAGTCTTGATCTGACTTCGAATGTGATTCAGTTCAGACGAAAAAAAAAGAGACGATTTAAACTTAAAAAGCAGGGCGCACGCCCTGCTATTTCTTAAGTTTAATGACTACTGCGCCAGCTATGACAGCGACAACAGACACGAGGATAATGGTTCGCTCTGTTACGTCTATTTTCACTGTCACGGGTTCTGGTGTGTTCACCGATACATCAAAGTTTGTAGGTATCATTTAACCTGTCTTAATCTCTAGGATAGTTAAGCGTTTATCTAGCTTCCATAACAGCGCGATAACTGCAATTGTCGTAGGAGAAAGGCCAATACTATTTAGATATTGTAGTAATTCGCTCATCACCATCCCTTTCTAGTAATTTGTGCGCGCCTTTGACTTCATCGCGTACGACTTCATAAACGCCAACGGCCACCGGCACAGCTGCACCAATCACGCCACCAAGTTCTAAACCTTGGTCGGTAATTTCTGCGCTGAATAGGTTTCCATATCCAAAGAACGCGGCAACGGTCGAAAGTAAGAGTGTTAAACCTTTTATTGTTGATGGTTGTATTTTCATTGTTCTAGCCCTGTATAGGTACATTGATTAGTGGGTGATATTTGGCGTTCATTGTGCCGCCTTGATACCCGAAGATTTTCAGCATTAACGGGTAATACTGGTCAATTTTCCAAAGTGTCGCGCTTGCTTCTGGGGTGAGGGTGTAATCATCATTCAGATAGCTGTCACGAATCATTAAGGGGGAAAGCTCCACTGCTTCCCAACCGTTTAAGCCGGCGGTTAGGTCACTGAGTAGCTCACCGACGGGTTGTGTCGCTTTGCTGGCTGTCTTCTGCAGGTGTGTACCTATCTTTTGTGTTAGATACCAAACAGTTAAGCCACCAACCACGACAAAACCCAAGTCAATTAGACGTTTTTCAAGCTGTGGCGATACCGTCATAAATCACCTTGTCGCTGTAGGGTTGTTGGCCGTTTTCGTGTGCAATGATCACTTTGATTAATGCGGCCTTGTGTTGTTCACCTACAGGAACATGACGCGAGACGTTCAGTTCTTTTTCTGCATGCTTGATATAAGACTCGGTGTCGTTCTCTACTGGTGGTGCCCATCTTGAAATAATGGTTTCAAGTGTGTTGATACCGTGAGAGTTGGAGTAGGTGTTAAGAATTCGAGCTATCGCACGAATGCCGTTTTCAGGTTTATCGAATGTGATAAAACGCCCATCGTTTCCGGTGCGACCTTTCCACGGTGTGCCGTTGTCTTCAATGTTCCCTGGGTTGTTGTTTCGGATACCACGCGGCCTATGTGCCTGGTCTAGTATTTTTCCCATATCAAACGTCCCGTTGTTGCTGTTTGGAAAAGGGAAGTTATCAAGCGAATAATGGTCTGCATCATCGCTTGATTGCTTCCGGTAAAGGTAAAGCAGTGCGCCGGCTGCGGCTGCACTAGCTAACAGTAAGATCTGGTTGCGGGTCTGCATCGGCTATTTCTCCGCGCTGCTCGGCTTGGTCAATCCCAAATTCACTCCAAAAACGGTGACCGCGAGGGACTGTCCATTCTTGGCCGTTGGTTGGGTGATTACAGATAACTGCGTTTTTACCTTGGTTTGCGTATTTCATGTTATGGCCTCGCGTCCAAAGTTATATTGTCCAACCAAACTGCGGCGGTGTTTGCGTTTGTGTTTATATGAAAGCCTTTTGCCCACGTTACCACCGTTGCGGTATCTGGTGACTTTGCGCTATAGGTAATAGCGGGGACTTTGTGAAAATCACATACAATTTCATCCCAAAAGCATTGCGCCACCACGCCTATATATCGGTGAAGTCTCCCACCATAAACCCACAAAAATTGCTTACAGGGCATTAACTCATCGCTTGATTGCTGATAGATTGGTAAATCTTCTGACTCGGCCAAAATTAAGCGCGTGAACTTCGAGTTATTGCCCACCACTTCAAACGTGATATAGGTTTGAGCGTTTGATGACTCGCTACCTGTACCGCCATTAATGCGAACGACTGGGGTGCCGGAAATTACATCTAGATTCCCTTTAATCGGTCGGCCTGCGTCTAGGTTGTTTGGTACTAATTGCAGAATAGAGCCACTAATCAGCCGGAACCCGTCTGCATCACGGTACACTTCGGCACCGGCTGCGCCAGCTTTCCAACCATCACAAAAATATTGACCGGCACTCAGTACACCGTCACTTTCGTTGGCTTGGTTAATCTTGCCGCGAGGGTTAATCAGTAGATTTTCACTACCGCCACCGTTAGCCACATTTAAAACTTGATACGTCACTGTCATTAGTTAATTTCCTCAATGATTCGAACGTCTACAGTGGTACGTTCGAAGTTCGGACTGATTTGGGCGTAAACCGCCCCCTGCACATCGAGCTGTAAAGGAACGCCAACTTCAACCGGCATTTTGTCATTCATCGAAGTGCTTAACGCGCCGATGTAAATCTCACCGCTTAAAGGCTTTATTGTTAAGCTTCGGCGGTTGCGGTTAGCCTCAATCAGCATCTTTTCGCCTTTGAAGACTTGAACCATTCTCGACTTGATTTGTGTTGCTCCAACCGGTGTTAAATCGGTTCTAGCTCGGCGCATATCGGCAAAGCCAGAATAGAACTCAATAGCCGTTTCAAATTCGCTGCTAATTTCAATGTTGAAATAGTCACGGTCGAACTTGAGTGAATCGCCAACGGTTAGATCAACTTCTTCGCTCCAAGTGTCATCGATACCACGAAAACGAAGGTGTACTTGTGCACCGCTTAAAAGCTGAAAGATTCGCCCTTGGCCTGTGAATGTGTAAATGGTCGGTCTTGCTATTACTTTGTTAATCGCCATGGTTACACCTACTTTTTAAAGGCAATGATTGCGACAGCTACCGCAATTGCAACGGTGGTGTACATCATGTTCTTGTTAGCGTCTCGCGCTGTAGCTGCGTCACTATCAAGCGATAAGTTCTTAGCCACACCTAAAGCGGAATCTGTTGCACTTTCGGCTGATTGCATCGCTTCACGGCCAAAATTTAAAGCGTCTTCAAATACGTTCGTGCTGCTATTAATCGCCGCTTTGGTAACCGCTTCATTCACGTTTAGAGCTTCTTCACCAAACGAAAAGGCTTCTTTGCTGTTTTCAAACATCGCCTCTAACGCTTTGTTGACTGCGCCCCCGTCAGTCATGTTGATGGTCGAATCTTTAATACCCGACATTACATGCCCCGACATATCACCATTGAACGCCGCGCTGTTACTTTCGTTATTGGTGGTCGTGTTGTTGGTGGTACTGTTGGAACTCTTGGAACTACCGCCCATTAATCACCATCCTTAATATGAATTCTTCACCGCGCTTTTCCGCGAGTTGGAAATCACATCCATTTGAATTTAAAAAGCGTTGTTCACCACGCCTTTTTGTATGAACTCGAATTGAATGGGCTTTGATTTGCTTGGCTAACTCGATAATGATTTGGCTTGCGTTCTTGAGCTTGTGAACCCCATTAAACGCGATCACAACCAATTCTTTATCTTCTGTTCTCACTAGCATGTAAGCCCCGTCTAGATGGAAAGCAAAAGCACGACCGGCTTCTACTTCTGCGCTAGGGTCGTAACCGTCTAGCGCATCAAGTAGGTGAGGGCGTGCTAATTCCCATGGCATCGAGTAAAAGTTATTTCTTCGACTTATACACATACAGCCCCACAGCGACCGCGCCGGCAATCAATGCCCAACTCGGTATCCCGTTATTCGAACCGAAGTTATAAGAGGCCGCACTAAAACCACTGTTATTTGTGGTGTTGCTTGTACTGGTTGCGGTAGATGGTCCGGCGCTTCCGCCTTGTAAACCACCGCCACCGGTCAAACTTGTCATAGCTCCAAACATGCAGCCCCCTAACTTTTAGCGATCAAAACTGCGCCAACCAAAACCACACCACCTAACACAAGGTAAGTCACCGGTACGCCAGCGACATTTGTAGCCGCTGGTACTGGTGCTGGGGTAGGGTTAGGCTCTGGTGCGACAACTTCGGGCGTATTGTTGACAAGGTTTTGAGAAGTACCGGCAAAGTCTGCGCCTTGCTGAATTGCTTCATATTGAAGCCAGTAATTCATGCCCTTATCGAACATATCGCCGCCGCTGCTCATCAAGCCACCTAAATCCATGTAGCCCCCTTACAGCCCTTGCTGAACGTCTAGGTACTCGACCAACACGTTAAAAGCCGTTGCTTCCGTGAGATCCATACGGATGCGGAAATCTTGAACACCTGCAAGAACTTGAGCCTGTGCCGTGTCGTTCTCTTTGATGAAATCAAGCGTGAATTTGCCAGTAGTTGGGACGCGGCCAGCGTCTTTTTGGATCTTCGCTTCGAGTAGCTTCTCCGCTTGGAAAGCGATATTGCCGTCAACTTCTAGCTCTGCGTGACTCACCTTGTCTGTCATTAAGTGAATAGCAGCGATACGAGCTGAAGCCGGAGTCGGCAATTTATCCAGTTCATGAACGCC contains:
- a CDS encoding glycyl-tRNA synthetase subunit alpha, yielding MNNIRNRLSHKLGTPIIFDEVFKLAGLAAAAGGIDFSDSAIYLDKSRYFHEYGIEGVIQEVFENTAQYLLYLRDDESFLENFVSVRNS
- a CDS encoding DUF2861 family protein produces the protein MKKALLPLLLLSGAFNNAHAADWFKNSDALTQVHKHLLDNDLSQMFDSLVEVWQINASQSREDHLNELFDQALNKDCGKTLTKKTLPDWVSSVVVKRHVIQSPGRDTFRVAIEVESDNNIQDITFEKWVDKVVSSDSEFTKENEVVNNASVNLYRKRYNLASQLDSGLYRLNVKGDGGNSWSTWVILGEVAMRQQVRWASKDTWRIDKKELLNPYCPLPKLEVGLYDYVDEHYEEVWGKSYESDYPMNLTGEDLPNDRYVLAVSMVHSRWQGDIAIEQAQTISKTYDISSEEELK
- the vxrB gene encoding response regulator transcription factor VxrB codes for the protein MKQTLLLVEDDKNLADGLLVSLEQAGYECLHAELISEVEGYWEQADLVILDRQLPDGDSVDSLPGWKKKKDIPVILLTALVTVKDKVAGLDSGANDYLTKPFAEAELFARIRAQLRLPDAEEQDASKVIAQNLVIDKATREVFFNEQEVTLTRTEFDLLLFLASNLGRVFTRDELLDHVWGYNHFPTTRTVDTHVLQLRQKLPGLEIETLRGVGYKMKA
- the vxrA gene encoding sensor histidine kinase VxrA; amino-acid sequence: MNLRWFVIIKRKFTLLIATLSVSVNAFADSLPERIDNFTKLFDHETAVESYDIRLLQADYPTRLIMPSSMLPQTAEYPLKDIQRLYQLSKTCSGKLPLSPLITEPLVFTRAMCKGTKLSDRWFSRSGLIHPGGGSYAARYVEKYPEKFDSLKRYMHIQERPNAEHDELLSRLQQMDSEAITALLAGASMFVELDEMWVKRGDRYYLYKESVWNENATLAGLSFSLSSEGNSCFVQRGNVCWEIEDHSELLQVAMFILVIANIMLVLGWAVYRWNSKKQEMKSRMLVLQILTHELRTPIASLSLTVEGFRREFEHLPESVYDEFRRLCEDTRRLRQLAEASKDYLQSDNQPLATEWVPSVEEWLQYKVEEDFAPGIELRVNKDIAAKVNVYWLGTCIDNLIRNAVKYGVAPVILELNTSDKKLTFKVIDNGDLSRKDWGQLRKPFVSKSGLGLGLTIVESMVGKMGGHMTLIGPPTTFILEIPCETDIASR
- a CDS encoding structural protein P5: MQTRNQILLLASAAAAGALLYLYRKQSSDDADHYSLDNFPFPNSNNGTFDMGKILDQAHRPRGIRNNNPGNIEDNGTPWKGRTGNDGRFITFDKPENGIRAIARILNTYSNSHGINTLETIISRWAPPVENDTESYIKHAEKELNVSRHVPVGEQHKAALIKVIIAHENGQQPYSDKVIYDGIATA
- a CDS encoding DUF3653 domain-containing protein, with the translated sequence MKNKIKDELFNNGLYINQVNDLLLWHFDGHDEAAEYFGVTPQTVKNWISKGNWPLSVVRLLLVMHRGYLPTSKPWRGFKIRGDVLYTPGGRELTAFDLMELDIKMSLDLTSNVIQFRRKKKRRFKLKKQGARPAIS
- a CDS encoding GGDEF domain-containing protein, with amino-acid sequence MSDKAFRQLNIFLSVFCLAVTLLSLISFRTIMDKNYIITPDRYPTLVNTDRDHDGGTIGSLHNSKDGIELQCNFKRTYSAPFCEIEFVISTEGKGLDLSTYDSVTINMDYQGQENPRFRFYIRNYDENYSVQGDAMSNKFNRLDFSLPDIGNIDLDYFNVPLWWIDYYNHPITNSAVDITNAVSVELGLGASTLDGHHKLAVKSILFHGKTMDRVVLGKMLIGLWVMYALYYISCALYIAKRAKNVAAEQRHLLTQEIEELKVKATTDPLTGCRNRTEALDTFYDFERLAQQGKSIHIALFDLDHFKQVNDQYGHEVGDQVLIQFVATAADSLGEHYLLYRWGGEEFLLVCIDQNTLQCNESITNLYDALEQSDWPFKLAITASAGFTQLTQNESIRSAIKRADQALYQAKDNGRNQVVTSY
- a CDS encoding conjugal transfer protein TraF, which gives rise to MKKTTKLLAASIAFASLPLSAANYAIEARGDAMGGVGVVSANFLTAPFYNPALVAIYRRNDDMGMITPSFGGSYNDPDDMKSNIDNVIDATTPGEIDAALKKLDGNQANVELGGVVAFALPNQFIAANLFAKAYTESFATPDVHTQGTDQQQLELSTVEAVSIGVTEVGLSLAKYQTFMGQHISFGVTPKIQRIYTYNYVASVNDYDLSDVRENGDGETAFNIDAGALWFFGPFRVGVAATNLISRDIETKDTTKLLTSGSESNLVGGKYTYQLEPVYTVGAGIVSDYFTLSVDYDLNETEKFTSFDDNEQMIRVGTEVDLLRQLKLRGGYYKNLAYSDSEGTVTAGIGLSPLNLFQLDISANYTNENAMGASINFLASY
- a CDS encoding YoaH family protein, which gives rise to MLNDLPTLSHEEQQKAVERIQEMMTQGISTAQAIKIVAEQIREEMSKKEE